GCGGGACCGGCCCTTCGCCCTGGTGACCGCCCTCAGCGCGGTGCTGTCCCTGCCCGCGCTGCTCCTGGAGATGGTGATCCCCCTGTGGATCGCCCACCACACGAGCGCCCCGCGCTGGATGGTGACCGTCCTGTTCCTGGTCAACTCGGCAGGCGTGATCGCCTTCCAGGTGCGCATCGCCAAGGGCGTTGCGGACCTGTCCCGCGCGGTGCGCGCGGCGAGGCTGGCCGGCGGGGTGCAGGCCGCGGCCTGCCTCCTCTTCGCCGCCTCCTCCACCCACGCCGCGCTGGTCTCGGTGACGTTCCTCGTCCTGGCCGCGGGAGTCCAGGTCTACGGGGAGATGGTCTTCGCGGCGGCGGCGTGGACCATCGGATTCGACCTCGCCCCGCCCCACCGGCAGGGCCAGTACCAGGGTTTCTTCTTCACCGGCTACGCCCTGGCCGTCATGGCCGCACCCACCTGTCTGACCGGCACGGTCGTCGGGGGCGGCACCCTCGGCTGGCTGGTGCCGGCGGTCCTCTTCGCCGCAGCCGGCCTCGCCCTCGGCCCGGCGGTCGGCTGGGCCGAACGCAACCGGCCCGCGGTCCTCGTGGCCTCCGGCGGCTGACTCGTCCCGAGCAAAGGAGCCAGGCATGGAACAACACGCCCCCGCAATCGCCGAAACGGGAGGTCCCACCGGAACCGAGGACGCGCCGCCCCTGCGCACGGCCTCCCGCACGGCGGGGCACGACGCCGTCCACGGAAGCTTCCGGGCATCGCCGTCCGACCCGCACGTCGCCCCGCGCGAGATGCTGCTGGGCAACGCGACGCACCCGCGCGGTCCGGCCGTACGGACCCTGGAGGGCCGGCCGGCCGACGCCGACCACCTGCACCGGGAGGTCACCGAACAGCTGTGGAGCCGCGGCATGGCCGTCGTCCAGCTCGACCAGCCGCTGCCGCACCACCGCTTCACCGCCCTCGGCGAGTTCCTGGGCACGGCGATACCGGAGACGGACCCCGCGGTGCAGCCCTACGTGCAGGAGGGGATCGTCCTCAACCTGCGCAGCGAGCACGCGCCCACGGCGAACGTGTCGCTGCAGCCCTTCGCGCGCAACTCGCTCAGCCTGCACTCCGAGAGCAGCGGTGCCGCCGTGGCGAAGCAGCCCCGGTACATCGTGCTGATGTGCGTCGCACCCGGCGACGACACCGACCACGCCCGGACCGTGCTGGTGCCGATGCGGGAGGTGGCGCGCCGGCTCCCGGCCGGCACGCTGGAGCTGCTCTCCCGCACCAGGTACCGCGACAGCCCCGAGGCGCCGCCCATCGCGCGCCGCGTCGACGGCCACTGGGTGTTCTCCTTCCGGGACTTCCTCGACCAGGAACTGCGGTGGACGCACGACCGGCCGGGCACCGACCCGGAGACGGTCAACGCGGCGCTGCGCGAACTGCTGGCCGCCATGTACGCGCCCGGAGAAGCGGTCGGGGTGCGCTGGCGCAGCGGACTGCTCGTCGTGATCGACAACACGTACCACTTCCACGGCCGGACCGCCGGTGCCGCGGCACCGCCGCGGCAGCAACGGCACCTGCAGCGCCTGCGCATCCGCTAGCGCCGGACCGAGTCCGGGCCCACCCCCCACCCCCCTACGCGAGAAGCCGATGACACTCTTCGACTCCGTCCTGGCCCCGCGCCCTCCGCACGCGTCGCCGGACGCCCTTGCGGCGGCGGGGCGCGCACCGCGCCCCGCCGGGACGTCCGACACCTTCGTCACCCGGGTCGACGAGCGGGTGCTCGACGTCTTCGCCCGGGCCCGCCGCCCCGACGACCCGCTCGAACTGCGCGACCTGTGGCTGGGCCGCGTGGAGCACGAACTGGGCGCCGACGCGCGGCATCCGGCGCTCGCCGAGCAGTGGCGGGGCAGCCGCCGCCTGCGCCCGGTGGAACCGGAGCAGGTGCTGAACTCCCGGGCCACCGTCCGCTTCGTCAAGGAACTGTTCAACTGGTTCTTCCGCGACGACCTGTACGGCGACCTCAGGGACAACGCGCGCTACATCCTCTCCGGCGGAGCGGTGGACGAGGAGCGCTGGGGGCTGCCGCAGAGCCTGAAGGACTGCATCCGCTACGCCCTGGACCGCGACTGGTACGGCTACTCCGACTCACGCGGGCGCTACCCGGCGCGCGAGGCGATCGCCGCCTACGAGAGCGCCCGGCTCGACGGCGTGCGCTACGGGGCGGAGCACGTCGCCATGACCATGGGCGGCACCTTCGCCGTGAGCACCCTCGCGGACTTCGTGCTGCACGGCCGCTCCCCGTCTGCCTCACCGGCGCTGTGCGCGGTGCCCAACTACCCGCCCCTGGTCGAAACGGTGGCCCGCCGGCACGGCGTCCAGCTGGTCCCGCTGGCCAGCGAGCACGGACGGACCTCGATCGAGCCGCTCATCGCGGCCCTCACCCCCGACACCCCCCTGGTGCTGCTGCAGACCGTGGGCAACCCCACCGGCGCGGCCGTCACGGAGGAGGGCCTCGCCCGGCTCGTCCGGGCCGCCTCCCCCTCCACGGTCATCGTGCTGGACGAGTGCCACGAGTGGCTGGGCGACTACGAGCAGCGCACCGCCGCGCGCGGCGCGCCCAACGTCGTGCGCGTCTCCAGCCTCTCCAAGACCTGGTTGGCCCCGGGGCTGAAGGCGGGCTGGTTCCTCGCCGACCCCGGCTTCATCGCCGACTACTACGAGTACGCCTCCTCGTCCTTCGGCGGGCCGCCCTCGTTCTTCTACACGGTGGTGGAAGTGCTGGCCCGCATGGAGCGCTGGCTGATCACCGGTGTGGACGAGCCCGGGCCCAACGAGCTGAAGGAGTTCGAGGCGTCGTACGGACTCGACCTGGAGCGGCTGCGGCACGCCTACCGCACCTACCGGACGGACCGGCTGCGACGGGCCGAGGAACTCACCACGCTGCGCGACGCGGCGACCGTCCGCCTGGCGGAGACCCCCGCGCGGGTGCTCGTGCCGCGCTTCTCCATCAACACCACCGTGGAGCTGCCCGGCTGGGACGACTCCTACCGGTGCTTCCGCGACGTCCTGCGGGAGACGGGGGTGTCCCTCTTCCCCGGCATCCTCACCTTCTGCTTCTCCGGCGCCGTCATGCGGATCACCACCGCCCGTCCCTGGGACCAGCTCGCCCCCGCCCTGGACCGGCTGGGATCCCACCTCGCGACCACGACCGCCCGGTGACGGCCCCCCACGGAGGACGAGACACATGAGCACCTGGACCCCACCCGGCGGCGGACACAAGCTGATCCTCGGCATGGTGCACCTGGCGCCCCTGCCCGGCACCCCCTTCCACCGGCCCGGCACCTTCTCCGACATCCTCGACACGGCGGTGGCGTCCGCGCGGGCCCTGTACGAGGGCGGGGCGGACGGCTGCCTCATCCAGACGGTCGACCGCGTCTACAGCGTCGCCGACGAG
This is a stretch of genomic DNA from Streptomyces sp. TG1A-8. It encodes these proteins:
- a CDS encoding pyridoxal phosphate-dependent aminotransferase; this translates as MTLFDSVLAPRPPHASPDALAAAGRAPRPAGTSDTFVTRVDERVLDVFARARRPDDPLELRDLWLGRVEHELGADARHPALAEQWRGSRRLRPVEPEQVLNSRATVRFVKELFNWFFRDDLYGDLRDNARYILSGGAVDEERWGLPQSLKDCIRYALDRDWYGYSDSRGRYPAREAIAAYESARLDGVRYGAEHVAMTMGGTFAVSTLADFVLHGRSPSASPALCAVPNYPPLVETVARRHGVQLVPLASEHGRTSIEPLIAALTPDTPLVLLQTVGNPTGAAVTEEGLARLVRAASPSTVIVLDECHEWLGDYEQRTAARGAPNVVRVSSLSKTWLAPGLKAGWFLADPGFIADYYEYASSSFGGPPSFFYTVVEVLARMERWLITGVDEPGPNELKEFEASYGLDLERLRHAYRTYRTDRLRRAEELTTLRDAATVRLAETPARVLVPRFSINTTVELPGWDDSYRCFRDVLRETGVSLFPGILTFCFSGAVMRITTARPWDQLAPALDRLGSHLATTTAR
- a CDS encoding TauD/TfdA family dioxygenase; translated protein: MEQHAPAIAETGGPTGTEDAPPLRTASRTAGHDAVHGSFRASPSDPHVAPREMLLGNATHPRGPAVRTLEGRPADADHLHREVTEQLWSRGMAVVQLDQPLPHHRFTALGEFLGTAIPETDPAVQPYVQEGIVLNLRSEHAPTANVSLQPFARNSLSLHSESSGAAVAKQPRYIVLMCVAPGDDTDHARTVLVPMREVARRLPAGTLELLSRTRYRDSPEAPPIARRVDGHWVFSFRDFLDQELRWTHDRPGTDPETVNAALRELLAAMYAPGEAVGVRWRSGLLVVIDNTYHFHGRTAGAAAPPRQQRHLQRLRIR